AGAATATCTTGTTGTTAGCCATCAGCAGGCTTACTTCTTTGAGGTCACTATCCTCTTTCAGTTCAGTTTTGTAATCCAAGTATTCTGCTTCAGGAACATTGAAGTACACCCACATCTTGCTGTTGTCTGAAAGGTTCGAAAGCAACTCACCCTCATCAATCAAGCTACCAAGTCTTACGTGGAAGCGGTCAATGATTCCATCAAAAGGAGCCCTGATTTCTGTAAACTGAAGGTGTACTTGCGCCAATGCCAGTTCAGCATTTGCCTTTTCATATTTGGCTTTCGCCATAGCCAACTCATTTGGAGCAACGACGTTGCTATCAGCTAGCTTTTTTGTGTTTTGGTATTCAATTTCTGCAAAGTTGGCTTCCGCTTTAGCCTTCTTCAGCTCAGCTTCATACAGGTTGGGCATAATTCTGAAAAGAAGCTGTCCTTTTCTAACAGTCTGGCCTTCATCCACATAAATCTTTTCCAGATAGCCTCTTTCTTGAGCACGAAGCTCAATGTGCTGTATTGATTTTATTTGGGACACATAATCTTTGGTAATTGAAGTATCCATTTTTATAGGGCTTGTCACCAAAAACTTGGTAGCCTCTTTTTTCTCTTCTTTGTGTGATTCACAGCTTGTAGCGCACAGCAAAGCATACAAGCCCAAGCTCATGAGCATGAGAATTCTCTTCATAATAATTTTGCTTTTAAAGCAGTAAATGTTGATTAATCTAAACCTAAGAGATGTATAAACACGATGCGCTGGATATCATGAGTAGCATAAGCATAATGCTACCGTGATTTCAGGCATAAAAAATACGCATAGGGAAAAGGCAGACAAAAGGAGATCTGTCTACGCAAAATAAGTCATCATATTCTCAAAACTCGAAATTTGAGATATCGACTATAAGTTGGAAAATATGAAAAATGTCTTTTGTAGGGAGTAAACTTCTCGGTATAGTAGCTAAAAAGTCCCGAGTGGATATAAAAAGCAGTATGAAGGTCTTTATTGTACTCTAAATTCTTTTTAGAGTGAGAAGACTCGTTTTCTTCTTCCTCAATGTCGAGGAGATGACCTTTATTAGGTGCTTTTTTCTTACCCGACTGGGTAGCTTTGATGTGTAATGCAATGTCACTTTGGACTTTGCCCAAATTTGTTTGGTATGAACTATCAAGAACCTTTACTTCCGAAAGGGCACTACGATCCTGATCTGTATTGGCATACAGTTGGCTAAGTCCACTTAGCAGGATAATGCAGAGCGATATAAAAATTCTAAGTAAAGTTTTCATAATTACGGCTTCAAACTTATACAAAGTTGTTTATACAGGCAAGATGAAAGTGTTAAAGGTTGTTACTTACTAGTGACAATTGTCATTGGAATCAACCTATGGGGCTATCGAACACTCTACTGAAAATAATATTCTCTACATTATCATCAATATATAATAACCAAAAATTTTACTTGGAGAGGTACAGTTATTGATATGGTATTTCACGTAATTGAGAAATTGTTCATACTCTTTTTTTTAGTGTACTTTTTCAAGTCATTGAATGGTTGTATTTTGCAGCCACTATTAGCATTATGGGAGTGAGGTAATTAAAACAACCACGATACACAACTGAATTTCAATCAAATGAAATCCATTCTGAAGTTCCAGTTTATTCCATCTCCATCATGGATGCTTTAAAAAATTGCGACCATCAATAAAGTGTCGTTTAACCATGCATTAAAATGTCTTTTCCTGCCATGATGGGCTTAGACATTTCAAATGTGGACTTCAATACTATCAGATTTATAAATACGCGAACAATAATGTATTCAAAAGTTATTAAAATACTTTGGGTCCTATTTGGTTTGGGAGTGATTTGCGCTTTTATGTTTGCCATATCTCTTAAACAAAACTGGTTTAACCTTTACGGAGGATTTCCGGACCCAAGCGTACT
This portion of the Limibacter armeniacum genome encodes:
- a CDS encoding efflux RND transporter periplasmic adaptor subunit; this translates as MKRILMLMSLGLYALLCATSCESHKEEKKEATKFLVTSPIKMDTSITKDYVSQIKSIQHIELRAQERGYLEKIYVDEGQTVRKGQLLFRIMPNLYEAELKKAKAEANFAEIEYQNTKKLADSNVVAPNELAMAKAKYEKANAELALAQVHLQFTEIRAPFDGIIDRFHVRLGSLIDEGELLSNLSDNSKMWVYFNVPEAEYLDYKTELKEDSDLKEVSLLMANNKIFSHSGLVETIEADFNNETGNIPFRATFPNPEGLLRHGETGNILMVEPLKDAIIIPQKATFEILDKKYVFVVDKEHKVKQREVTIGAEMEDLYAVSKGLNPDEKILLEGLRKVKDDDEIEFEYEAPEKVITHLKLFTE